Proteins co-encoded in one Klebsiella michiganensis genomic window:
- the livM gene encoding leucine/isoleucine/valine transporter permease subunit (Part of the ABC transporter complex LivFGHMJ and LivFGHMK involved in the high-affinity transport of branched-chain amino acids; LivFGHMK is specific for the transport of leucine, while LivFGHMJ is a transporter for leucine, isoleucine, and valine) — protein sequence MKPMHIVFSLLSAAMFFVLASVFMGVQLSLDGTKLVVNSAPSVRWEWVFIGTAAVLVFQLLRPLFQKGMKKVSGPKFVLPALDGSTVKQKLFLVALLIAAVAWPFLVSRGTVDIATLTMIYIILGLGLNVVVGLSGLLVLGYGGFYAIGAYTFALLNHYYGLGFWTCLPLAGLVAAAAGFLLGFPVLRLRGDYLAIVTLGFGEIVRILLLNNTDITGGPNGISQIPKPTFFGLEFSRTAREGGWDTFSNFFNVAYDPSDRVVFLYLVALLLVVLSLFVINRLLRMPLGRAWEALREDEIACRSLGLNPTRIKLTAFTISAAFAGFAGTLFAARQGFVSPESFTFAESAFVLAIVVLGGMGSQFAVILAAILLVVSRELMRDLNEYSMLVLGGLMVLMMIWRPQGLLPMTRPHLKLKKEQVKGEQA from the coding sequence ATGAAACCGATGCATATTGTCTTTTCGCTGCTCTCCGCGGCCATGTTCTTTGTCTTAGCATCGGTGTTTATGGGTGTTCAGCTGAGTCTGGACGGCACCAAACTGGTGGTAAACAGCGCGCCTTCCGTGCGCTGGGAATGGGTTTTCATCGGCACCGCTGCGGTGCTGGTGTTCCAGTTACTGCGCCCGCTGTTCCAGAAGGGCATGAAGAAAGTGTCCGGGCCGAAGTTTGTGCTGCCGGCGCTGGATGGCTCTACGGTTAAGCAGAAGCTGTTCCTGGTGGCGCTGCTGATTGCGGCCGTTGCGTGGCCATTCCTGGTTTCACGCGGCACCGTAGACATTGCTACGTTAACCATGATTTACATCATCCTCGGACTGGGGCTGAACGTAGTCGTAGGGCTCTCCGGCCTGCTGGTGCTGGGGTACGGCGGCTTTTACGCTATCGGGGCTTATACCTTTGCGTTGCTGAACCATTATTACGGGCTGGGCTTCTGGACCTGTCTGCCGCTGGCGGGTCTGGTGGCTGCCGCGGCGGGCTTCCTGCTCGGCTTCCCGGTGCTGCGCCTGCGCGGTGACTACCTGGCGATTGTGACGCTGGGCTTCGGCGAAATCGTCCGTATTCTGCTGCTGAACAATACCGATATTACCGGCGGTCCGAACGGCATCAGCCAGATCCCAAAACCGACCTTCTTTGGCCTGGAGTTTAGCCGTACCGCCCGCGAAGGCGGCTGGGATACTTTCAGTAACTTCTTCAACGTGGCCTACGACCCGAGCGACAGGGTTGTTTTCCTTTACCTGGTGGCGCTGCTGCTGGTTGTGCTGTCGCTGTTCGTGATTAACCGCCTGCTGCGTATGCCGCTGGGTCGCGCCTGGGAAGCGCTGCGCGAAGATGAGATTGCCTGCCGTTCGCTGGGCCTGAACCCAACCCGCATTAAGCTGACAGCGTTCACCATCAGCGCCGCCTTTGCGGGCTTTGCCGGGACGCTGTTTGCCGCACGCCAGGGCTTTGTCAGCCCGGAATCCTTCACCTTCGCCGAGTCGGCGTTTGTGCTGGCGATTGTGGTCCTGGGTGGGATGGGCTCGCAGTTCGCGGTTATTTTGGCCGCTATTCTGCTGGTTGTTTCCCGCGAGCTGATGCGTGACCTGAACGAGTACAGCATGCTGGTGCTCGGTGGCCTGATGGTGCTGATGATGATTTGGCGTCCACAAGGGTTGCTGCCGATGACGCGTCCGCATCTGAAGCTGAAAAAAGAGCAAGTGAAAGGGGAGCAGGCATGA
- a CDS encoding RNA polymerase factor sigma-32 (binds with the catalytic core of RNA polymerase to produce the holoenzyme; this sigma factor is responsible for the expression of heat shock promoters) — protein sequence MTKEMQNLALAPVGNLESYIRAANAWPMLTAEEEKELAEKLHYQGDLEAAKKLILSHLRFVVHVARNYSGYGLPQADLIQEGNIGLMKAVRRFNPEVGVRLVSFAVHWIKAEIHEYVLRNWRIVKVATTKAQRKLFFNLRKTKQRLGWFNQDEVEMVANELGVSSKDVLEMESRMAAQDMTFDMSSDDDADGQPMAPVLFLQDKSSNFADGIEDDNWESHAADKLSDAMQGLDERSQQIIRARWLDEDNKSTLQELADRYGVSAERVRQLEKNAMKKLRAAIEA from the coding sequence ATGACCAAAGAAATGCAAAATTTAGCTTTAGCCCCTGTTGGTAACCTGGAGTCGTATATCCGGGCTGCGAACGCCTGGCCGATGTTAACGGCTGAGGAAGAGAAGGAGCTGGCTGAAAAGCTGCATTACCAGGGCGATCTGGAAGCAGCGAAAAAGCTGATCCTGTCTCACCTGCGCTTTGTTGTTCATGTTGCGCGTAACTATTCCGGCTACGGCCTGCCGCAGGCAGACCTTATCCAGGAAGGCAACATCGGCCTGATGAAAGCAGTACGCCGTTTTAACCCGGAAGTGGGTGTTCGTCTGGTCTCCTTTGCGGTGCACTGGATCAAGGCTGAAATTCATGAATACGTGCTGCGTAACTGGCGTATTGTGAAAGTCGCCACCACGAAAGCACAGCGTAAGCTGTTCTTTAACCTGCGTAAAACCAAGCAGCGTTTGGGCTGGTTTAACCAGGACGAGGTCGAAATGGTGGCCAACGAGCTTGGCGTGTCCAGCAAAGACGTGCTTGAGATGGAATCACGCATGGCGGCGCAGGATATGACCTTCGACATGTCGAGTGATGACGACGCCGATGGCCAGCCAATGGCGCCGGTGCTCTTCCTGCAGGATAAGTCCTCCAACTTTGCCGACGGCATTGAGGACGATAACTGGGAATCTCACGCCGCAGACAAACTGAGCGATGCGATGCAGGGCCTGGATGAGCGCAGCCAGCAGATTATTCGCGCGCGCTGGTTAGATGAAGACAACAAGAGCACGCTGCAGGAGCTTGCCGACCGCTATGGCGTTTCCGCCGAGCGCGTTCGTCAGCTTGAAAAGAACGCGATGAAAAAACTGCGCGCCGCTATCGAAGCTTAA
- a CDS encoding decarboxylase has protein sequence MRALVGDLMLVRLQEETDILLHKRLYNALRRSILDGSLPPHSRLPASRDLASELSISRNTVLTVYEQLMTEGYVSSRQGSGTFVEKTLPDRFTFTGSIGEGGAAPAPEVAISRRGQHLLSQVSASPRQWGAFIPGVPDVNAFPHPLFSKIQARISRRPKPERLSYSCNGGTPELQHALVDYLRVSRGVNCQVDQILITEGIHQAIDLVTRMLCDRGDLAWIEEPSYWGIRHVLTMNDVRVTPLTVDANGLCPPEKVTEAPRLIFVTPSHQYPLGAVMSLERRQRLLSLARQHGSWIIEDDYDSEFRFSGQPIPALQGLVAEAPVVYIGTFSKTLYPGLRLGYVVLPRPLVNDLKTAHAELYRGGHSLIQQALAEFITAGHYSAHIRRMRLLYGRRRAFLTELISRHCGPQALSDFSDNAGLHLILNLPDGADDVAIARRANARNILVRPLSRYYLTEQRKKGLLMGFASLPESEMEAAFAILLECMPEPKKQNAPA, from the coding sequence TTGCGAGCTTTAGTGGGTGACCTGATGCTGGTCAGGCTGCAGGAAGAGACCGACATTCTGCTGCATAAGCGCCTTTATAACGCGCTACGGCGCTCAATTCTGGATGGCTCATTGCCGCCCCACAGCCGGCTGCCGGCTTCCCGCGATCTAGCCAGCGAGCTCAGCATTTCTCGTAACACTGTATTAACAGTTTATGAGCAGCTTATGACCGAGGGCTACGTTTCATCCCGCCAGGGCAGCGGAACTTTTGTTGAAAAAACGCTGCCGGATCGCTTCACCTTCACGGGCAGCATTGGCGAAGGCGGCGCGGCCCCTGCCCCTGAAGTGGCGATTTCCCGCCGCGGCCAGCATCTCCTTTCGCAGGTGAGCGCCAGCCCGCGCCAATGGGGGGCTTTTATTCCCGGCGTGCCGGACGTAAACGCCTTCCCTCATCCGCTATTCAGCAAGATCCAGGCGCGTATCAGCCGCCGCCCTAAACCAGAGCGCCTGAGCTATAGCTGCAACGGCGGCACGCCTGAGCTACAACATGCCCTTGTCGACTATCTGCGTGTCTCGCGGGGAGTAAACTGCCAGGTCGACCAAATCCTGATCACCGAAGGGATCCATCAGGCTATCGATCTGGTCACTCGGATGCTGTGCGACAGAGGCGACCTGGCGTGGATCGAAGAGCCTTCTTACTGGGGTATTCGCCACGTACTGACGATGAATGACGTGCGGGTCACGCCGCTCACCGTAGACGCCAACGGCCTCTGCCCGCCGGAGAAAGTCACCGAAGCCCCGCGATTGATCTTTGTGACGCCGTCTCACCAGTACCCGCTGGGGGCGGTGATGAGTCTGGAGCGCCGCCAGCGTCTGCTGTCGCTTGCCCGTCAGCATGGCAGTTGGATTATTGAAGATGACTATGACAGTGAATTTCGCTTTTCCGGCCAGCCGATACCCGCTCTGCAGGGGCTGGTCGCCGAAGCACCGGTGGTTTACATCGGGACATTCAGTAAAACGCTTTATCCGGGGCTAAGGCTCGGCTATGTCGTGCTGCCTCGCCCGCTGGTAAATGACCTGAAAACGGCGCATGCAGAGCTGTACCGGGGCGGCCACTCCCTAATCCAGCAGGCGCTGGCGGAGTTTATTACCGCGGGGCATTACTCGGCCCATATACGCCGAATGCGCCTGCTCTACGGCCGGCGCCGTGCTTTCCTGACTGAGCTTATCTCCCGCCACTGCGGGCCACAGGCGCTGTCAGATTTCAGCGATAACGCCGGGCTGCATCTGATTTTGAACCTGCCGGATGGGGCCGATGACGTGGCGATTGCCCGGCGTGCCAACGCCCGCAATATTCTGGTTCGGCCATTGTCGCGCTATTACCTGACCGAACAGCGCAAGAAAGGATTATTAATGGGCTTTGCCAGTCTGCCGGAAAGCGAAATGGAAGCGGCGTTTGCCATACTGCTGGAGTGTATGCCGGAGCCTAAAAAGCAAAACGCCCCAGCATAA
- a CDS encoding leucine ABC transporter substrate-binding protein (with LivFGHM is involved in the high affinity leucine transport) produces MTGKALLAGCIALAMSHAAMAKDIKVAVVGAMSGPVAQYGDQEFTGAEQAVADINAKGGIKGDKLVITKYDDACDPKQAVAVANKVVNDGIKYVIGHLCSSSTQPASDIYEDEGILMITPAATAPELTARGYKLTLRTTGLDSDQGPTAAKYILEHVKPKRIAVIHDKQQYGEGLARSVQDGLKKGGANVVFFDGITAGEKDFSTLVARLKKENIDFVYYGGYHPEMGQILRQSRAAGLKTQFMGPEGVANVSLSNIAGDSAEGLLVTKPKNYDQVPANKPIVDAIKAKKQDPSGAFVWTTYAALQSLAAGLNQSADPAAISKYLKGATVDTVMGPLSWDEKGDLKGFEFGVFTWHANGTATDAK; encoded by the coding sequence ATGACGGGTAAAGCCTTACTGGCAGGATGCATTGCACTGGCAATGAGCCACGCGGCGATGGCAAAAGATATTAAGGTCGCGGTAGTAGGGGCCATGTCTGGACCGGTCGCGCAGTACGGCGATCAGGAATTTACCGGTGCCGAGCAGGCGGTGGCCGACATTAACGCCAAAGGCGGGATCAAAGGCGACAAACTGGTTATCACCAAATATGACGATGCCTGTGACCCGAAACAAGCGGTCGCGGTGGCCAACAAAGTGGTGAACGACGGCATCAAGTACGTTATCGGTCACCTGTGCTCTTCTTCCACTCAGCCAGCGTCTGATATCTACGAAGATGAAGGCATTCTGATGATCACCCCGGCGGCTACTGCTCCGGAGCTGACCGCGCGTGGTTATAAGCTGACTCTGCGCACCACCGGGCTGGACTCCGATCAGGGCCCAACCGCCGCGAAATACATTCTGGAACACGTGAAGCCTAAGCGCATTGCGGTTATCCACGATAAGCAGCAGTACGGTGAAGGCCTGGCGCGTTCCGTGCAGGACGGCCTGAAAAAAGGCGGCGCTAATGTGGTGTTCTTCGACGGGATCACCGCCGGTGAAAAAGACTTCTCTACGTTGGTTGCTCGCCTGAAGAAAGAAAACATCGACTTCGTTTACTACGGTGGCTACCACCCGGAAATGGGGCAGATCCTGCGTCAGTCCCGCGCCGCCGGCCTGAAAACCCAGTTCATGGGCCCTGAAGGCGTAGCAAACGTCTCACTGTCTAACATTGCCGGGGATTCTGCGGAAGGCCTGCTGGTAACTAAGCCGAAGAACTACGATCAGGTTCCGGCCAACAAACCGATTGTGGACGCGATTAAAGCGAAGAAACAGGATCCAAGCGGGGCATTCGTCTGGACGACCTATGCCGCCCTGCAGTCACTGGCTGCTGGCCTGAACCAGAGTGCCGATCCGGCTGCAATCTCTAAATACCTGAAAGGGGCGACCGTGGATACCGTGATGGGGCCGCTGTCCTGGGATGAGAAAGGTGACCTGAAAGGCTTTGAGTTCGGCGTGTTCACCTGGCATGCCAACGGCACAGCCACTGACGCCAAATAA
- a CDS encoding branched-chain amino acid transporter permease subunit LivH (LivHMGF is the membrane component of the LIV-I/LS branched-chain amino acid transporter), which yields MSEQFLYFLQQMFNGVTLGSTYALIAIGYTMVYGIIGMINFAHGEVYMIGSYVSFMIIAALMMLGIDVGWMLVGAGFIGAIIIASAYGWSIERVAYKPVRNSKRLIALISAIGMSIFLQNYVSLTEGSRDIALPSLFNGQWIVGASDNFTATITTMQLVIWVVTFLAMLALTLFIRYSRMGRACRACAEDLKMASLLGINTDRVISLTFVIGAAMAAVAGVLLGQFYGVINPYIGFMAGMKAFTAAVLGGIGSIPGAMIGGLILGVAEALTSAYLSTEYKDVVSFALLIVVLLVMPTGILGRPEVEKV from the coding sequence ATGTCCGAGCAGTTTCTCTACTTCCTGCAGCAGATGTTTAACGGCGTCACGCTGGGCAGTACCTACGCGCTGATCGCCATCGGTTACACGATGGTGTACGGCATTATTGGCATGATCAACTTCGCCCACGGCGAAGTGTATATGATAGGCAGCTACGTCTCTTTCATGATCATCGCCGCACTGATGATGCTCGGTATCGATGTGGGCTGGATGCTGGTGGGCGCAGGTTTTATCGGGGCCATTATCATCGCCAGCGCCTACGGCTGGAGTATTGAGCGCGTCGCCTACAAACCGGTGCGTAATTCTAAGCGCCTGATCGCGCTGATTTCCGCCATCGGGATGTCCATCTTCCTGCAAAACTACGTCAGCCTGACGGAAGGTTCACGCGATATCGCGCTGCCAAGCCTGTTTAACGGCCAGTGGATTGTGGGGGCGAGTGATAACTTCACCGCCACCATTACCACCATGCAGCTGGTTATCTGGGTTGTGACTTTCCTGGCTATGCTGGCGCTGACGCTGTTCATCCGCTATTCCCGCATGGGCCGTGCCTGCCGCGCCTGTGCTGAAGACCTGAAAATGGCCAGCCTGCTTGGCATTAACACCGATCGCGTCATCTCTCTGACCTTTGTGATTGGTGCCGCGATGGCGGCGGTAGCCGGCGTGTTGCTGGGCCAGTTCTACGGCGTCATCAACCCGTACATCGGCTTTATGGCGGGGATGAAAGCCTTTACCGCCGCGGTACTTGGCGGCATAGGCAGTATTCCGGGCGCAATGATTGGCGGCCTGATCCTCGGCGTGGCCGAAGCGCTGACTTCCGCTTATTTGAGCACGGAATATAAAGACGTCGTCTCCTTCGCGCTGCTGATTGTGGTGCTGCTGGTGATGCCTACCGGGATCCTGGGTCGTCCGGAGGTTGAGAAAGTATGA
- a CDS encoding amino acid permease yields the protein MSENSTFSPAVARGERTAVPGKSLSFVEGVSMIVGTNIGAGVLSIAYASSKAGFWPLLFWLVLVGSLTTVTMLYVAESTLRTRQHLQLSGLSLRYVGRFGALMMFLSVCVNSVGALTAYMTGSGKLLHSLFGISPALGSVLFFIPAAGVLYMGLKAIGRGEKFISVGMVVMIAVLVIATLLKETSSVGYLLEGNWLYMVPVFNVVVFCFSAQYIVPEMARGFADKPEKLPKAIIVGMVVTFALLALVPMSVIMLNGLDDISEVATISWGKALGEWAFFSANLFALCAMLTSYWGLGGSFLTNIFDRFRLGSDEPSVKRFLVLLVVAIPPFVLAYSGLVSFVNALYFAGVFSGVILSIMPILMIKGARRSGDVTPGWTCPAFMTHPLIQIFIVLLYLCSAVYAVASALGYLPAGW from the coding sequence ATGTCTGAAAACTCCACCTTCTCTCCCGCCGTCGCGCGCGGGGAGCGGACAGCTGTCCCCGGTAAATCCCTGAGTTTCGTTGAAGGCGTGTCGATGATCGTCGGCACTAACATTGGCGCGGGCGTGCTCTCTATCGCCTATGCATCAAGTAAGGCGGGCTTCTGGCCGCTGCTGTTCTGGCTGGTGCTGGTGGGCAGCCTGACCACCGTGACGATGCTTTACGTCGCCGAATCTACCTTGCGTACCCGCCAGCATTTGCAGCTCAGCGGGCTATCGCTGCGCTACGTCGGGCGCTTTGGCGCACTGATGATGTTCCTTTCCGTTTGCGTAAATAGCGTAGGAGCACTGACCGCCTATATGACCGGCAGCGGTAAGCTGCTGCACTCTTTGTTTGGTATCTCCCCGGCATTGGGCAGCGTACTGTTTTTCATTCCGGCTGCGGGCGTGCTGTACATGGGCCTGAAAGCGATCGGGCGCGGGGAAAAGTTTATTAGCGTTGGCATGGTGGTGATGATAGCGGTGCTGGTTATTGCGACGTTGCTGAAAGAGACGAGTAGCGTGGGCTATCTGCTGGAAGGCAACTGGCTTTATATGGTGCCGGTGTTCAACGTGGTGGTGTTCTGCTTCTCGGCGCAGTACATCGTGCCGGAAATGGCTCGCGGTTTTGCCGATAAGCCCGAAAAGCTGCCAAAAGCGATCATCGTTGGCATGGTTGTGACCTTTGCGTTGCTTGCCCTGGTGCCAATGTCGGTCATCATGCTTAACGGGCTGGACGATATCTCTGAGGTGGCCACCATTTCCTGGGGGAAAGCGCTGGGAGAGTGGGCATTCTTCTCGGCTAACCTGTTTGCTCTTTGCGCCATGTTGACCTCGTACTGGGGACTGGGTGGCAGTTTTCTGACCAATATCTTTGACCGCTTCCGCCTGGGCAGCGACGAGCCTTCCGTGAAGCGTTTTCTGGTGCTGCTGGTGGTGGCGATTCCCCCGTTTGTGCTGGCCTACAGCGGGCTGGTGTCGTTTGTGAATGCGCTCTATTTTGCCGGCGTGTTCAGCGGCGTGATTTTATCGATTATGCCGATCCTGATGATTAAAGGTGCCCGCCGCAGCGGCGATGTCACGCCTGGCTGGACCTGCCCGGCATTTATGACCCATCCGCTGATCCAGATTTTCATCGTGTTGCTCTACCTCTGCAGTGCCGTTTATGCGGTTGCTTCCGCTCTGGGATATTTGCCGGCGGGTTGGTGA
- a CDS encoding leucine ABC transporter substrate-binding protein (with LivFGHM is involved in the high affinity leucine transport), translating into MKMNAKTLLAGLVALAVSHAATAGDIKVAVVGAMSGPVAQWGDMEFNGARQAIKDINAKGGIKGDKLVGVEYDDACDPKQAVAVANKIVNDGVKYVIGHLCSSSTQPASDIYEDEGILMITPGATNPELTQRGYGMIMRTAGLDSSQGPTASKYILEHVKPQRIAIIHDKQQYGEGLARSVQDGLKKGGANIVFFDGITAGDKDFSTLVARLQKENIDFVYYGGYYPEMGQILRQARAVGLKTQFMGPEGVGNASLSNIAGPAGEGMLVTMPKRYDQDPANKAIVDELKAAKKDPSGPYVWITYAAVQSLATAMDRTGSKDPAALVKDLKAHGASTVIGPLNWDEKGDLKGFEFGVFQWHADGSSSVAK; encoded by the coding sequence ATGAAGATGAACGCGAAGACATTACTTGCCGGGCTGGTGGCGTTGGCTGTGTCTCACGCGGCAACCGCGGGTGATATTAAAGTAGCTGTTGTCGGGGCAATGTCAGGCCCGGTCGCGCAGTGGGGCGATATGGAATTTAACGGCGCTCGCCAGGCTATCAAAGACATCAACGCCAAAGGCGGGATCAAAGGCGACAAGCTGGTTGGCGTTGAATACGACGACGCCTGCGATCCAAAACAGGCCGTGGCGGTTGCCAACAAAATCGTCAACGACGGCGTGAAGTACGTTATTGGCCACCTGTGCTCTTCTTCCACCCAGCCGGCTTCCGACATCTATGAAGATGAAGGCATCCTGATGATCACCCCGGGCGCGACCAACCCTGAGCTGACCCAGCGCGGCTACGGCATGATCATGCGTACCGCTGGCCTCGATTCCTCCCAGGGGCCAACGGCGTCTAAATATATTCTGGAGCACGTTAAGCCGCAGCGCATCGCTATCATCCATGACAAACAGCAGTACGGCGAAGGCCTGGCACGTTCCGTCCAGGACGGGCTGAAAAAAGGCGGCGCTAATATCGTGTTCTTCGATGGGATCACCGCTGGCGACAAAGATTTCTCCACCCTGGTGGCGCGTCTGCAGAAAGAAAATATCGACTTCGTTTACTACGGCGGTTACTACCCGGAAATGGGGCAGATCCTGCGCCAGGCGCGTGCCGTTGGCCTGAAAACCCAGTTTATGGGGCCGGAAGGCGTGGGTAACGCTTCTCTGTCTAACATCGCGGGCCCTGCGGGCGAAGGGATGCTGGTCACCATGCCTAAGCGCTATGACCAGGATCCTGCCAACAAAGCTATCGTTGACGAACTGAAAGCGGCGAAGAAAGACCCGAGCGGCCCGTACGTGTGGATCACCTACGCGGCAGTTCAGTCTCTGGCAACCGCCATGGACCGCACCGGCAGCAAAGATCCTGCTGCGCTGGTGAAAGATTTAAAAGCACACGGTGCGAGCACCGTTATTGGGCCGCTGAACTGGGATGAGAAAGGCGATTTGAAAGGATTTGAATTCGGTGTCTTCCAGTGGCACGCCGATGGGTCGTCCTCCGTGGCGAAGTAA
- a CDS encoding 4-aminobutyrate aminotransferase (catalyzes the formation of succinate semialdehyde and glutamate from 4-aminobutanoate and 2-oxoglutarate), translating into MKSAELNQRRLQATPRGVGVMCSYFAEKAENATLWDVEGNEVIDFAAGIAVLNTGHRHPKVIAAVEKQLQAFTHTAYQIVPYESYVSLAERINALAPIDGPAKTAFFTTGAEAVENAVKIARAYTKRPGLITFGGGFHGRTFMTMALTGKVAPYKIGFGPFPGSVYHAVYPNAAHGVTTEDALKSLDRIFKADIAADQVAAIILEPIQGEGGFNVAPPEFMQALRKLCDTHGILLIADEVQTGFARTGKLFAMDYYDVKADLMTMAKSLAGGFPLSGVVGRAEVMDAPAPGGLGGTYAGNPLAVAAAHAVLDVIKEEQLCKRATQLGEHLKEVLNQARQSCPAIVDVRGQGSMVAVEFNDPQTGKPSPEFTREVQLKAQEQGLLLLSCGVYGNVIRFLYPLTIPDAQFTKALAILSQVLKG; encoded by the coding sequence GTGAAAAGTGCAGAGCTGAATCAGCGTCGTTTACAGGCCACGCCGCGCGGCGTGGGCGTGATGTGTAGTTACTTTGCAGAGAAGGCGGAGAACGCCACCCTGTGGGATGTGGAAGGCAATGAAGTGATCGACTTCGCCGCCGGGATCGCGGTGCTGAATACCGGCCATCGTCACCCGAAGGTGATTGCTGCCGTGGAAAAACAGCTGCAGGCCTTTACCCACACGGCCTATCAAATTGTCCCTTATGAAAGCTATGTTTCGCTGGCAGAGCGCATTAACGCGCTGGCGCCGATTGATGGCCCGGCGAAAACCGCATTCTTCACTACCGGTGCAGAAGCGGTTGAGAATGCCGTGAAAATTGCGCGTGCCTATACCAAACGCCCCGGTCTGATCACCTTCGGGGGCGGTTTCCACGGTCGTACCTTTATGACCATGGCGCTGACCGGCAAGGTCGCGCCGTACAAAATTGGTTTTGGCCCGTTCCCCGGCTCTGTCTACCACGCGGTTTACCCGAATGCCGCGCACGGTGTGACGACTGAGGATGCGCTGAAAAGCCTGGACCGCATCTTTAAAGCCGATATCGCCGCGGACCAGGTGGCGGCCATCATACTGGAGCCGATTCAGGGTGAAGGCGGTTTCAACGTGGCACCACCTGAATTTATGCAGGCGCTGCGTAAGCTGTGCGACACCCACGGCATTCTGCTGATTGCCGATGAGGTGCAGACCGGCTTCGCGCGTACCGGCAAACTGTTTGCGATGGACTATTACGACGTTAAAGCCGACCTGATGACGATGGCGAAAAGCCTGGCCGGTGGCTTCCCGCTGTCCGGCGTGGTGGGGCGTGCCGAAGTCATGGATGCACCTGCGCCTGGCGGCCTGGGCGGTACTTATGCGGGCAACCCGTTGGCGGTTGCGGCGGCTCACGCAGTGCTGGATGTGATCAAAGAAGAGCAGCTGTGCAAGCGTGCCACCCAGCTTGGTGAGCACCTGAAAGAAGTCCTGAATCAGGCGCGCCAAAGCTGCCCGGCGATTGTTGATGTGCGTGGGCAAGGCTCGATGGTGGCGGTGGAATTTAACGATCCGCAGACCGGGAAACCTTCGCCAGAATTTACCCGCGAAGTTCAGCTCAAAGCTCAGGAACAAGGGCTGTTGCTGCTGAGCTGCGGCGTCTACGGCAACGTTATCCGCTTCCTTTATCCGCTGACCATTCCTGATGCTCAGTTCACCAAAGCGCTGGCTATTCTGTCCCAGGTGCTTAAGGGCTAA